A DNA window from Thermosynechococcaceae cyanobacterium Okahandja contains the following coding sequences:
- a CDS encoding universal stress protein: MFKTILVALDTSDLAEQVMTAVDQLTLDPDAYIILSHVISPTESGFGVSADRPSPHPQIGTYRSIEQHLKQFQANLMCRSDIEIVTGDPVEEILRLANIYGADLIVLGSRGLTGVRRVVQGSVSSAVVADAACSVLVVKAADVVDV, translated from the coding sequence ATGTTCAAAACAATTCTGGTGGCACTTGATACCAGTGATTTAGCCGAGCAGGTGATGACAGCGGTTGATCAGTTGACCTTAGACCCCGATGCCTACATTATCCTTAGCCATGTGATTTCCCCCACGGAGTCGGGTTTTGGCGTGAGTGCCGATCGCCCCTCACCGCATCCTCAGATTGGCACCTATCGCAGCATCGAGCAGCACTTGAAACAGTTTCAAGCCAACTTGATGTGTCGGTCGGATATTGAAATCGTGACCGGCGATCCGGTCGAGGAAATTTTACGTCTAGCGAATATTTATGGTGCCGACCTCATTGTTTTAGGCAGCCGTGGCTTGACGGGGGTACGGCGGGTTGTCCAAGGCTCAGTGAGCAGTGCGGTGGTGGCGGATGCGGCCTGTTCGGTGTTGGTGGTTAAAGCGGCGGATGTGGTGGATGTTTAA